One stretch of Gambusia affinis linkage group LG05, SWU_Gaff_1.0, whole genome shotgun sequence DNA includes these proteins:
- the fbl gene encoding rRNA 2'-O-methyltransferase fibrillarin — MRPGFSPRGERGGRGGGRGGFRGGFGDRGGRGGRGGGFRSPDGGGFRGRGGGRGTPRGRGGRGGGGRGGLGGGKRVLIEPHRHEGVFICRGKEDALVTKNMVVGESVYGEKRMSVEEGETKIEYRAWNPFRSKLAAAILGGIDKIHIKPGAKVMYLGAASGTTVSHVSDIVGPEGLVYAVEFSHRSGRDLLNVAKKRTNIIPIIEDARHPHKYRMLVGMVDVIFADVAQPDQTRIVALNAHHFLKNGGHFVISIKANCIDSTAAPEAVFASEVKKMSAENMKPQEQLTLEPYERDHAVVVGIYRPPPKQKK, encoded by the exons CGGTGACCGGGGGGgccgaggaggaagag GTGGAGGCTTTAGGTCCCCAGACGGTGGAGGATTTCGAGGCAGAGGTGGAGGGAGAGGCACCCcaagaggcagaggaggaaggggTGGCGGCGGCAGAGGAGGCTTAGGAGGAGGGAAAAGAGTTCTGATCGAGCCTCACCGACATGAAG gagTGTTTATCTGCAGAGGGAAGGAGGACGCCCTGGTCACCAAGAACATGGTGGTGGGAGAATCTGTGTATGGAGAGAAGAGAATGAGTGTGGAG GAAGGAGAGACCAAGATTGAGTACAGAGCCTGGAATCCTTTCCGCTCAAAGCTGGCAGCGGCTATTCTAGGAGGAATTGACAAGATCCATATCAAACCTGGAGCTAAGGTCATGTACCTGGGGGCCGCCTCCGGGACCACCGTGTCCCACGTCTCAGACATCGTTGGACCG GAGGGACTGGTCTATGCAGTAGAGTTCTCCCATCGATCGGGTCGTGATCTTCTCAATGTGGCAAAGAAACGGACCAATATCATTCCAATCATTGAAGACGCCAGGCATCCACACAAATACCGCATGCTGGTTG GCATGGTGGATGTCATTTTTGCCGATGTGGCCCAACCTGACCAGACGAGGATTGTTGCTTTGAATGCTCACCACTTCCTGAAAAATGGAGGACACTTTGTTATCTCAATTAAG gcCAACTGTATAGACTCCACAGCAGCTCCAGAGGCAGTTTTTGCTTCTGAAGTGAAGAAGATGAGTGCTGAGAACATGAAGCCACAGGAACAGCTGACTCTGGAGCCCTATGAGAGAGACCACGCTGTGGTGGTGGGCATCTACAG accTCCAcctaaacagaagaaatga